The Salvia miltiorrhiza cultivar Shanhuang (shh) chromosome 1, IMPLAD_Smil_shh, whole genome shotgun sequence genome has a window encoding:
- the LOC131005383 gene encoding dolichyl-diphosphooligosaccharide--protein glycosyltransferase 48 kDa subunit-like isoform X2 gives MIRRSLCLFLVSAPLFAILCTAFSEEKPTDRRVLVLLDDFAIKSSHSIFFKSLETRGFDLDFKLADDPKLALQRYGQYLYDAVVLFAPTVDRFGGSVDAASLLEFVDSGHDLILAADKSASDLIREIAVECGVDFDEDSAAMAIDHTNHAVSETEGDHTLIASDDFIHSEVILGSRKLEAPVLFKGIGHSINPASNLVLKVLSASPAAYSANPKSKLSSPPNLIGSAISLVSVVQARNNARILISGSLSMFSDRFFRSGVQKAGSTTKHEKSGNEQFFVELSKWVFHERGHLKAVNVRHNKVGETDEPSMYRIKDDLDYYVEVYEWSGTRWEPYVADDLQVQFYMMSPYVLKNLSTNEKGLYSTSFKVPDVYGVFQFKVEYQRLGYTTLSLSKQIPVRPFRHNEYERFIPAALPYYGASFSMMSGFFVFTLVYLYTK, from the exons ATGATCAGAAGATCTCTCTGTTTATTCCTGGTTTCTGCTCCGCTATTCGCGATCCTATGCACCGCATTCTCTGAAGAAAAGCCCACGGATCGCCGTGTTCTGGTCCTGCTCGACGACTTCGCGATTAAGTCGTCGCATTCCATCTTCTTCAAGTCGTTGGAGACCAGAGGATTTGATCTCGATTTCAAGCTCGCTGATGATCCCAAGCTCGCTCTGCAGAGATATGGACAGTATTTGTACGACGCTGTTGTTCTCTTCGCCCCGACAGTTGATC ggtttggtgGGTCTGTTGATGCTGCGTCATTGCTAGAATTTGTTGATTCTGGTCATGATTTGATTCTGGCTGCCGATAAATCAGCTTCAGACTTGATTAGAGAGATAGCTGTGGAGTGCGGGGTTGATTTCGATGAG GACTCAGCAGCTATGGCAATTGACCACACAAACCATGCAGTTTCAGAGACAGAAGGGGATCATACATTGATAGCCAGTGATGATTTCATTCATTCTGAGGTTATATTGGGGAGCAGGAAACTAGAG GCCCCCGTGCTTTTTAAGGGAATTGGTCACTCGATAAATCCTGCAAGCAACTTG GTGCTAAAAGTTCTCTCTGCTTCACCAGCAGCGTATTCAGCGAATCCAAAATCCAAGTTATCAAGTCCTCCCAATTTGATTGGGTCAGCAATCTCTTTGGTTTCTGTAGTGCAG GCAAGAAATAATGCTCGGATTCTGATATCTGGCTCACTCAGCATGTTCAGTGACAG ATTTTTCCGATCTGGAGTACAGAAAGCTGGAAGCACTACCAA ACATGAGAAAAGTGGGAATGAGCAATTTTTTGTTGAACTTAGCAAATGGGTGTTCCATGAAAGAGGTCATCTGAAG GCTGTGAATGTAAGACACAATAAAGTTGGTGAGACTGATGAACCTTCAATGTACAGAATCAAAGATGACCTG GATTACTATGTGGAAGTATATGAGTGGTCTGGTACTAGGTGGGAACCATATGTGGCTGATGATCTGCAGGTTCAGTTTTATATGATGAGCCCATATGTTCTGAAAAACCTGTCAACTAATGAGAAG GGCCTTTATTCTACATCGTTCAAGGTTCCTGATGTCTATGGTGTTTTCCAGTTCAAGGTTGAGTACCAGAGACTCGGGTATACTACCTTAAGTCTATCAAAGCAG ATTCCAGTTCGACCTTTCAGACATAATGAGTATGAAAGATTCATACCTGCTGCTCTTCCGTATTATGGAGCATCGTTTTCAATG
- the LOC131005383 gene encoding dolichyl-diphosphooligosaccharide--protein glycosyltransferase 48 kDa subunit-like isoform X1, whose amino-acid sequence MIRRSLCLFLVSAPLFAILCTAFSEEKPTDRRVLVLLDDFAIKSSHSIFFKSLETRGFDLDFKLADDPKLALQRYGQYLYDAVVLFAPTVDRFGGSVDAASLLEFVDSGHDLILAADKSASDLIREIAVECGVDFDEDSAAMAIDHTNHAVSETEGDHTLIASDDFIHSEVILGSRKLEAPVLFKGIGHSINPASNLVLKVLSASPAAYSANPKSKLSSPPNLIGSAISLVSVVQARNNARILISGSLSMFSDRFFRSGVQKAGSTTKHEKSGNEQFFVELSKWVFHERGHLKAVNVRHNKVGETDEPSMYRIKDDLDYYVEVYEWSGTRWEPYVADDLQVQFYMMSPYVLKNLSTNEKGLYSTSFKVPDVYGVFQFKVEYQRLGYTTLSLSKQIPVRPFRHNEYERFIPAALPYYGASFSMVSSSLSFCIYLLVDVKVSIDCLQHKLLLSLVVSCFQFLNFGRSSLVFEGCNT is encoded by the exons ATGATCAGAAGATCTCTCTGTTTATTCCTGGTTTCTGCTCCGCTATTCGCGATCCTATGCACCGCATTCTCTGAAGAAAAGCCCACGGATCGCCGTGTTCTGGTCCTGCTCGACGACTTCGCGATTAAGTCGTCGCATTCCATCTTCTTCAAGTCGTTGGAGACCAGAGGATTTGATCTCGATTTCAAGCTCGCTGATGATCCCAAGCTCGCTCTGCAGAGATATGGACAGTATTTGTACGACGCTGTTGTTCTCTTCGCCCCGACAGTTGATC ggtttggtgGGTCTGTTGATGCTGCGTCATTGCTAGAATTTGTTGATTCTGGTCATGATTTGATTCTGGCTGCCGATAAATCAGCTTCAGACTTGATTAGAGAGATAGCTGTGGAGTGCGGGGTTGATTTCGATGAG GACTCAGCAGCTATGGCAATTGACCACACAAACCATGCAGTTTCAGAGACAGAAGGGGATCATACATTGATAGCCAGTGATGATTTCATTCATTCTGAGGTTATATTGGGGAGCAGGAAACTAGAG GCCCCCGTGCTTTTTAAGGGAATTGGTCACTCGATAAATCCTGCAAGCAACTTG GTGCTAAAAGTTCTCTCTGCTTCACCAGCAGCGTATTCAGCGAATCCAAAATCCAAGTTATCAAGTCCTCCCAATTTGATTGGGTCAGCAATCTCTTTGGTTTCTGTAGTGCAG GCAAGAAATAATGCTCGGATTCTGATATCTGGCTCACTCAGCATGTTCAGTGACAG ATTTTTCCGATCTGGAGTACAGAAAGCTGGAAGCACTACCAA ACATGAGAAAAGTGGGAATGAGCAATTTTTTGTTGAACTTAGCAAATGGGTGTTCCATGAAAGAGGTCATCTGAAG GCTGTGAATGTAAGACACAATAAAGTTGGTGAGACTGATGAACCTTCAATGTACAGAATCAAAGATGACCTG GATTACTATGTGGAAGTATATGAGTGGTCTGGTACTAGGTGGGAACCATATGTGGCTGATGATCTGCAGGTTCAGTTTTATATGATGAGCCCATATGTTCTGAAAAACCTGTCAACTAATGAGAAG GGCCTTTATTCTACATCGTTCAAGGTTCCTGATGTCTATGGTGTTTTCCAGTTCAAGGTTGAGTACCAGAGACTCGGGTATACTACCTTAAGTCTATCAAAGCAG ATTCCAGTTCGACCTTTCAGACATAATGAGTATGAAAGATTCATACCTGCTGCTCTTCCGTATTATGGAGCATCGTTTTCAATGGTATCTTCCTCTCTATCTTTCTGCATCTATCTACTTGTTGATGTCAAAGTCTCTATTGACTGCTTGCAGCACAAGCTTTTGCTTTCTCTGGTTGTTTCATGTTTTCAATTCTTGAATTTTGGGAGATCTTCCCTTGTGTTTGAAGGATGTAATACATAA